The Planktothrix tepida PCC 9214 genome window below encodes:
- a CDS encoding DUF5331 domain-containing protein, whose amino-acid sequence MAFFKDFTTALKDKWLQYYQANREWLVLQMDLNSIPTPDGGRRPASSLILGTINALDPEAAQLMLPFSKLNPDPEKLIDVLGLNFDPDIALGIRPTPGESPTVVVPTPTPVPPAPPETLNLEEEVTLVEQPNIAGAAVAVASAAAVVGGAAVIADTLDDSDELELDTEEEITIDEMGLDDSGMDDDFGMDDLDAEAMEDTDVDGDLDLDIDTETASVAEEDFDLGLEDESEAVGADDLDMGLDSDEMGADDLDMGLDSDEMGADDLDMGLDSDEMGADDLDMGLDXLS is encoded by the coding sequence ATGGCTTTCTTCAAAGACTTTACCACCGCGCTTAAAGATAAGTGGTTGCAATATTACCAAGCCAATCGAGAGTGGCTGGTACTGCAAATGGATTTGAATTCAATACCGACCCCCGATGGGGGTCGAAGACCCGCCTCCTCCCTCATTTTGGGAACGATCAACGCGCTTGACCCAGAGGCAGCCCAACTCATGTTGCCCTTTTCTAAACTCAATCCAGATCCTGAAAAACTGATTGATGTTTTAGGGCTGAATTTTGATCCCGATATAGCGTTGGGCATTAGGCCTACCCCAGGAGAATCTCCAACGGTAGTTGTTCCAACGCCAACTCCGGTTCCTCCGGCCCCTCCAGAGACACTGAATTTAGAGGAGGAAGTGACTCTGGTAGAACAACCCAATATAGCGGGTGCTGCCGTGGCCGTTGCCAGTGCTGCCGCTGTTGTTGGAGGGGCTGCGGTGATTGCCGATACCCTGGATGACTCCGATGAACTCGAGCTTGATACCGAAGAAGAAATCACCATCGATGAGATGGGCCTGGATGATTCCGGCATGGATGATGATTTCGGAATGGATGATCTGGATGCAGAGGCAATGGAGGACACTGATGTCGATGGGGATCTGGATTTAGATATCGACACAGAGACGGCTAGCGTAGCCGAGGAAGACTTTGATCTAGGGTTGGAGGATGAATCAGAAGCCGTCGGTGCTGATGACCTAGACATGGGCTTAGATTCCGATGAGATGGGTGCTGATGACCTGGACATGGGTTTAGACTCCGATGAGATGGGTGCTGATGACCTAGACATGGGCTTAGATTCCGATGAGATGGGTGCTGATGACCTAGACATGGGCTTAGATNCTTTGTCATGA
- a CDS encoding glycerol acyltransferase, producing MVNLITNIQPTLDFIPPNFNPFVLKICQWGIPFWIKWKTPLVEIKGEKVERLVNLYQQFQSGKIRFLLAFRHPNTDDPFCMSQLLWRFVPETAKQQGIALSDPIHAHFMYDRGIPLWAGQFVTWLFPKLGGTSILRGKVDRLGLRSARDLFLTGQFPLAAAPEGATNGHNQSISPLEPGIAQLGFWCVEDLEKAERTEEVYLVPIGIQYFYIQDNWQDLERLISQLEKDCNLPQKTEELTTQSLYGRLMRLGNYLLDTMENFYRQFYHRSIPQDETLDFSERLKRLLDIALTVAEEYFNLKPTGDLNSRCRRLEQAGWDCIYRYNLKGNDNWSVVELGLADRVAIEASLRMWNMRLVESFVAVTGRYIRENPTFDRFAETTLIVWRMINQLKGNTSIKPPNLGKKRAKLTVGEPISVSQKWSDYQTNRRQAVANLTQDLQNALEQMIEY from the coding sequence ATGGTTAATCTGATTACTAATATACAACCCACCCTGGATTTTATTCCTCCTAATTTTAATCCGTTTGTGCTAAAAATTTGCCAGTGGGGAATTCCCTTTTGGATTAAATGGAAAACACCGTTAGTAGAGATTAAAGGAGAAAAAGTTGAACGCTTAGTGAATCTTTATCAACAGTTCCAAAGCGGAAAAATTCGATTTTTATTAGCATTTCGTCATCCCAATACAGATGATCCGTTTTGTATGAGTCAATTATTATGGCGATTTGTTCCTGAAACTGCAAAACAACAGGGAATTGCTTTATCTGATCCAATTCATGCTCATTTTATGTATGATCGGGGTATTCCCTTATGGGCGGGACAATTTGTTACTTGGTTATTTCCAAAATTAGGAGGAACGTCAATTTTAAGGGGAAAAGTTGATCGATTAGGATTACGTTCGGCGAGGGATTTATTTCTAACAGGTCAATTTCCCTTAGCTGCTGCACCAGAAGGGGCAACCAATGGGCATAATCAAAGTATTAGTCCTTTAGAACCCGGAATTGCTCAATTAGGATTTTGGTGTGTAGAAGATTTAGAAAAAGCAGAACGAACTGAAGAGGTTTATTTAGTTCCCATTGGAATTCAATATTTTTATATTCAAGATAATTGGCAAGATTTAGAAAGATTAATTTCTCAATTAGAAAAAGATTGTAACTTACCTCAAAAAACTGAAGAATTAACAACTCAGTCTCTCTATGGTCGTTTAATGCGATTAGGAAATTATCTATTAGATACGATGGAAAATTTTTATCGCCAATTTTATCATCGCAGCATTCCTCAAGATGAAACCCTTGATTTTTCAGAACGTTTAAAACGATTATTAGATATTGCGTTAACTGTTGCTGAAGAATATTTTAATCTGAAACCAACGGGGGATTTAAATAGTCGTTGTCGTCGTTTAGAACAAGCAGGATGGGATTGTATTTATCGATATAATCTTAAAGGAAATGATAACTGGTCGGTCGTAGAATTGGGATTAGCGGATCGGGTGGCAATTGAAGCGAGTTTGAGAATGTGGAATATGAGATTAGTGGAAAGTTTTGTGGCGGTAACGGGTCGTTATATTCGAGAAAATCCCACGTTTGATCGGTTTGCAGAAACAACTTTAATTGTTTGGAGAATGATCAATCAGTTAAAGGGGAATACTTCGATTAAACCTCCTAACTTAGGGAAAAAAAGAGCTAAATTAACCGTTGGGGAACCGATTTCTGTCAGTCAAAAATGGTCAGATTATCAAACGAATCGCCGTCAAGCAGTTGCGAATTTAACCCAAGATTTACAAAACGCTTTAGAGCAGATGATTGAGTATTAA
- a CDS encoding DUF4241 domain-containing protein — MNPTDLTQAFPTGYCFPTPLDHYTDQVTYSVQTIGELVVTTGKIALCDPLVPLNPHLCLTQPLPVGRYPVKLSIATFHDRKEQRVACAMLVLQEQPAVTWELAVSFQGVPESGYPVDSGTRCFMDGEVVQRLSSLSQTEFETYYHHLDQTLDQTYLDTWDWANFCLEESTGLNIIAFHSGWGEGYYSSYWGYDQQGNPVCLVTDFKLFELREDQ; from the coding sequence ATGAACCCCACCGACTTGACCCAAGCATTTCCAACTGGTTATTGTTTCCCAACCCCCCTTGATCACTATACAGATCAAGTCACCTATTCTGTTCAGACCATCGGTGAATTAGTTGTAACCACTGGAAAAATTGCCCTTTGTGATCCTTTAGTTCCGCTTAATCCTCATCTGTGTTTGACTCAACCCCTGCCCGTAGGTCGTTATCCGGTTAAACTCAGTATTGCCACATTCCATGACCGAAAAGAGCAAAGAGTTGCCTGTGCAATGTTAGTCCTTCAAGAGCAACCTGCGGTAACATGGGAATTAGCAGTTTCTTTTCAGGGAGTGCCAGAATCGGGTTATCCTGTGGATTCAGGAACCAGATGTTTTATGGATGGCGAAGTGGTTCAACGGTTATCTTCCCTGTCACAAACTGAGTTTGAAACCTATTATCATCACTTAGATCAAACCTTAGATCAAACCTATCTGGATACTTGGGATTGGGCCAATTTCTGCTTAGAAGAATCAACCGGATTGAATATTATTGCCTTTCATTCCGGTTGGGGAGAAGGGTATTATTCCTCCTATTGGGGTTATGATCAACAAGGTAATCCAGTTTGTTTAGTCACCGATTTTAAACTGTTTGAGTTGCGAGAGGATCAATAA
- a CDS encoding peroxiredoxin family protein — MLTSNDFTGLINRRFWNNFFPIPATSNLQLGMKTPDFALPDITNGQLIRLSQFRGDRPVILAFTRIFTEKQYCPFCYPHIKALNEHYEEFVQRGVEVLMITSTDERQSKIVVKDLGLKMPLLSDPSCGIFGLYQVGQALGAPLPAQFVLDQKGILKYKHLFSFLDHNASIKTLLQVIDPLATQTV; from the coding sequence ATGCTGACTTCTAACGATTTTACGGGTTTAATTAATCGCCGATTTTGGAATAACTTTTTTCCGATCCCCGCCACCAGTAATTTACAGTTGGGGATGAAAACGCCAGATTTTGCATTACCGGATATTACCAATGGTCAATTAATCCGGTTGTCTCAATTTCGAGGGGATCGCCCTGTGATTTTGGCTTTTACCCGCATTTTTACAGAAAAACAATATTGCCCGTTTTGTTATCCCCATATTAAAGCCCTGAACGAACACTATGAAGAATTTGTTCAACGGGGAGTGGAAGTGTTAATGATTACGAGTACCGATGAACGTCAAAGCAAAATTGTCGTCAAAGATCTAGGATTAAAAATGCCATTGCTAAGTGATCCAAGCTGTGGCATTTTTGGATTGTATCAAGTAGGACAAGCTCTAGGTGCACCCTTACCTGCTCAATTTGTTTTAGATCAAAAAGGCATTCTGAAATATAAACATTTGTTTTCTTTTTTGGATCACAATGCCAGTATTAAAACCTTACTGCAAGTTATTGATCCTCTCGCAACTCAAACAGTTTAA
- a CDS encoding peroxiredoxin: MAECLRVGQVAPDFTATAVVDQEFKTIKLSDYRGKYVVLFFYPLDFTFVCPTEITAFSDRAEEFTKLNTQILGVSVDSEFSHLAWIQTDRKSGGVGDLNYALVADLKKEISTAYNVLDPDAGIALRGLFIIDKEGVIQHATINNLAFGRNVDETLRTLQAIQYVQAHPDEVCPAGWQPGDKTMIPDPVKSKEFFAAV; the protein is encoded by the coding sequence ATGGCTGAGTGCCTGCGTGTTGGCCAAGTCGCCCCCGATTTTACAGCGACGGCAGTTGTTGACCAAGAATTTAAAACGATCAAACTCTCTGACTATCGGGGTAAGTATGTGGTTTTGTTCTTCTACCCCTTAGACTTTACTTTTGTTTGTCCGACTGAAATTACTGCGTTTAGCGATCGCGCCGAAGAGTTTACAAAACTCAACACTCAAATTCTCGGCGTGTCTGTAGATAGCGAATTCTCTCACCTGGCTTGGATTCAAACTGATCGTAAATCCGGTGGTGTAGGTGATCTGAACTATGCTTTAGTGGCTGACCTGAAAAAAGAAATCAGCACGGCTTACAACGTTCTTGATCCCGATGCCGGAATTGCCTTGCGGGGTCTGTTCATCATTGACAAAGAAGGGGTAATTCAACACGCTACGATCAATAACCTCGCCTTTGGTCGCAACGTGGATGAAACTCTGCGGACACTGCAAGCCATTCAATATGTTCAAGCCCACCCCGATGAAGTTTGCCCTGCGGGTTGGCAACCGGGTGATAAAACCATGATCCCTGATCCCGTCAAGTCCAAAGAATTCTTTGCTGCGGTCTAG
- a CDS encoding peptidoglycan DD-metalloendopeptidase family protein: MKGTVPNHDQPVAMPNLDLDSGLDLDQSATGQTKQQVSHSGSYKVRTSVAFLGLAIASGILSNQANDYAVAAELSNPDPNPALQSSSAMTDASPNQVNTGSGEQASQSDWQPSLLRTVSRLNAGENVVNRSSQSPDVGLETSDRTDVEAVSTPESQPSVSSESLPQSVTLNESRTPSIGQIRPSHEVETSATQNSLDPSVQISETPTEATQELQPNHTAQGNSLDTLSQESAGAFVIPTDASNPTVAEVYQVGSGDTLDRIATLHNVSVDALIKANQLTDPNVLSVHQSLKIPKQLASSFSSSPSSPVTNSGPDSQIRLEASPSSQQLSSTTDLSALGGRLPQAVLPAVIPSELNSKGSSVTDFPKEAVATLSSIPTHSTLNQLSLNQLASRVVNGVESPTPVAAEAVSIPVEVEKSSLSQQMAVQQVSVRKSEAVNKLYSDRLRSEVERLREEYKAQSGYQVMNISLESGEESTVKTLTSVTTTSAHRQKRINPEFNPQGYSQQQKATQVEQNLSAQQLAQVSRNANRTPSTQLQPESRRSVVATAPIGAKAYDPLNNPTLGQMVSPQLPPLPGPDAYLPNGSMRFNGYIWPAAGILSSPYGWRWGRMHKGIDIAGPIGTPIFAAAPGVVTYAGWNDGGYGNLVEIEHPDGSLTVYAHNDRVLVNEGQKVAQGEQISEMGTTGRSTGPHLHFEIHPKGEGAVNPIAFLPPDSSMVSQNY, translated from the coding sequence TTGAAAGGAACAGTTCCAAATCATGATCAACCTGTTGCCATGCCTAATTTAGATTTAGATTCCGGTTTAGATTTAGATCAGAGTGCAACAGGGCAGACCAAACAACAGGTCTCACACTCTGGCAGTTATAAGGTTCGTACCTCTGTCGCATTTTTGGGTTTAGCCATTGCTTCTGGGATTCTCAGCAATCAAGCCAATGATTATGCCGTGGCGGCAGAGTTATCCAATCCTGATCCGAATCCAGCCTTGCAGTCATCCTCCGCGATGACCGATGCGTCTCCCAATCAAGTCAATACGGGCTCTGGGGAACAAGCATCTCAATCGGACTGGCAGCCGTCCCTGTTACGAACAGTTTCCCGTCTCAATGCAGGCGAGAACGTTGTCAACAGGAGCAGTCAATCTCCTGATGTCGGGCTAGAAACATCGGATCGAACCGATGTAGAAGCGGTTTCTACACCAGAGTCTCAACCTAGTGTTTCCTCGGAATCGTTGCCTCAATCGGTTACGCTGAACGAATCTCGCACCCCATCCATTGGGCAGATTCGTCCCTCCCATGAAGTTGAAACCTCAGCAACTCAGAACTCTTTAGATCCATCGGTGCAGATTTCAGAAACGCCCACTGAAGCGACTCAGGAATTGCAGCCAAACCATACGGCTCAGGGTAATTCCTTAGATACACTCTCCCAAGAGAGCGCTGGAGCGTTTGTGATTCCGACCGATGCGAGTAACCCAACTGTTGCAGAAGTTTATCAGGTGGGTTCGGGTGACACCTTAGATCGGATTGCTACACTGCACAATGTTTCTGTAGATGCCCTGATCAAGGCAAATCAACTAACAGATCCTAATGTTCTTAGTGTTCATCAAAGTCTAAAAATTCCTAAGCAACTGGCGAGTAGTTTTTCTAGCAGTCCGTCTTCTCCAGTAACGAATTCTGGGCCAGATTCTCAAATTCGTTTAGAGGCTTCCCCCTCTTCACAACAGCTTTCTTCAACCACAGACTTAAGTGCTTTAGGCGGGAGATTACCTCAAGCCGTACTTCCAGCCGTCATTCCCTCAGAACTCAATAGCAAGGGTTCTTCAGTCACCGATTTTCCGAAGGAAGCGGTTGCCACCTTGAGTTCAATTCCGACCCACAGCACTTTAAATCAACTATCGTTAAACCAATTAGCTTCCCGTGTGGTCAATGGGGTTGAATCTCCTACTCCCGTTGCGGCTGAAGCGGTTTCCATTCCTGTTGAAGTAGAAAAATCTTCCCTGTCTCAACAGATGGCCGTTCAACAGGTTTCTGTCCGTAAATCAGAAGCCGTTAATAAGTTGTATTCAGATCGCCTGAGATCTGAAGTAGAACGCCTGCGAGAGGAATATAAAGCCCAGAGTGGCTATCAGGTGATGAATATATCCTTAGAGTCAGGTGAAGAGTCAACGGTGAAAACCTTGACCTCGGTGACGACGACTTCTGCACATCGGCAAAAACGAATTAATCCAGAGTTCAATCCTCAAGGGTATTCCCAGCAGCAAAAAGCCACTCAAGTTGAACAGAACTTATCTGCTCAACAGTTGGCGCAAGTGTCTCGGAATGCAAATAGAACTCCATCGACTCAACTGCAACCGGAGTCCAGACGTTCGGTGGTCGCTACGGCTCCCATTGGGGCTAAAGCCTACGATCCGTTAAATAACCCTACCTTGGGTCAGATGGTTTCTCCGCAGTTACCACCCCTGCCTGGGCCAGATGCTTACTTGCCTAATGGTTCCATGCGCTTCAATGGCTATATTTGGCCGGCTGCTGGGATTCTGTCTTCTCCCTATGGTTGGCGCTGGGGACGGATGCACAAGGGAATTGATATTGCTGGCCCTATCGGAACTCCGATTTTTGCGGCGGCTCCTGGGGTTGTGACCTACGCAGGATGGAATGATGGTGGCTATGGCAATTTAGTCGAAATTGAACATCCCGACGGCAGTTTAACCGTTTACGCCCACAATGATCGTGTCCTGGTCAACGAAGGCCAAAAAGTAGCTCAAGGGGAGCAAATTTCAGAGATGGGAACTACAGGTCGCAGTACAGGGCCGCACCTGCACTTTGAAATCCATCCCAAGGGTGAAGGTGCTGTTAACCCAATTGCCTTCTTGCCTCCCGACAGTTCAATGGTGTCTCAGAATTATTAG
- a CDS encoding tRNA (cytidine(34)-2'-O)-methyltransferase, whose protein sequence is MPHVVLVQPQIPPNTGNIARTCAATCTQLHLVGPLGFEISDRYLKRAGLDYWPYVSLTYHPDFFTFETYHQQQSGRLLGFSTRGASNYAQFQFQDSDWLLFGSETTGLPSDVLDACTATVYIPMAQPGVRSLNLSVSVAISLFEARRQLGYFA, encoded by the coding sequence ATGCCTCACGTTGTCTTAGTTCAGCCACAAATCCCACCCAATACCGGGAATATCGCTCGTACCTGTGCAGCCACCTGTACCCAATTGCATTTAGTCGGGCCATTAGGATTTGAAATTAGCGATCGCTACCTCAAGCGAGCGGGTTTAGATTATTGGCCCTATGTTTCCTTAACCTATCATCCCGATTTCTTCACCTTTGAGACCTATCATCAACAACAGAGTGGACGTTTGCTGGGATTTAGTACCAGAGGTGCTTCCAACTATGCCCAGTTTCAGTTTCAAGATTCAGACTGGCTACTGTTTGGAAGTGAAACCACAGGGCTGCCCTCCGATGTGTTGGACGCTTGCACCGCCACCGTCTATATTCCAATGGCCCAGCCCGGAGTTCGGAGCTTGAATCTCTCCGTGAGTGTTGCCATTAGTTTATTCGAAGCCCGCAGACAATTGGGTTACTTTGCCTAA
- the gshA gene encoding glutamate--cysteine ligase, with translation MLLSKGFEVEMYTGTPQGDIVGLSDKIVADLDGFVREPDSRNVEYTTAPLCNYDRLLCALIRPRRILRNYLQQLGDYTLLPGSTLSLGDTKHFYRSDPQNPYHTYIEQTYGTDVVTASIHINVGIADPEQLMQAIRLVRVEAPLYLAMSASSPFLGGEVTGYHSTRWHLFPKTPAYVPLFESHRHFIDWTEEQLQKGTMQNVRHLWSSVRPNGDRRPYNLNRLELRICDLMVNPIALLAVTALLEARLWQLLENPDLDPLQHSELPATRRAEDLVALSDENEIQAAHHSLDAQLRHWQDGRLIIARDWIEQLYQEVWPIAKKHGFSCFLSPVKKLLREGSTAQQWVNLSQQGWETRAIVQHAIQNMEQQEQEFEDQICQPLVA, from the coding sequence ATGCTCTTATCCAAAGGTTTTGAAGTTGAAATGTATACGGGAACTCCCCAGGGCGATATTGTGGGGCTGTCCGATAAAATTGTTGCGGATTTAGACGGATTTGTTCGAGAACCTGATAGCCGAAACGTCGAATATACCACCGCCCCCCTGTGTAATTATGATCGTTTGTTGTGTGCCTTGATTCGACCTCGACGGATACTGCGAAATTATTTACAACAGTTGGGAGACTATACCCTGTTACCGGGAAGTACATTATCCTTGGGAGACACAAAGCATTTTTATCGGTCTGATCCGCAAAATCCCTATCATACTTATATTGAACAAACCTACGGTACCGATGTCGTCACCGCCAGTATTCATATTAATGTTGGCATCGCTGACCCCGAACAGTTAATGCAAGCCATTCGCTTAGTGCGGGTTGAAGCCCCCCTTTATTTAGCGATGAGTGCCTCTTCTCCCTTCTTAGGCGGTGAAGTCACGGGGTATCATTCCACCCGTTGGCATCTGTTTCCCAAAACCCCAGCCTATGTCCCCTTATTTGAAAGCCATCGCCATTTTATTGACTGGACAGAAGAACAACTTCAAAAAGGAACCATGCAGAATGTTCGTCACCTGTGGTCATCGGTACGGCCCAATGGCGATCGCCGTCCCTATAACTTAAATCGTCTGGAACTGAGAATTTGTGATTTGATGGTTAACCCCATTGCCTTGTTAGCGGTCACAGCTTTATTAGAAGCACGCCTTTGGCAACTGTTAGAGAACCCTGACCTAGATCCACTCCAACACAGTGAACTTCCGGCAACTCGTCGTGCTGAAGATTTAGTTGCCCTGAGCGATGAAAATGAAATCCAAGCCGCTCACCATAGCTTAGATGCCCAATTGCGACATTGGCAAGACGGACGTTTAATCATCGCTAGAGATTGGATTGAACAACTGTATCAAGAAGTTTGGCCAATTGCCAAAAAACATGGGTTTAGCTGTTTTTTGTCTCCGGTGAAAAAATTACTGCGAGAAGGCTCTACAGCCCAACAATGGGTGAATTTGTCCCAACAAGGTTGGGAAACTCGCGCTATTGTTCAGCACGCCATTCAAAACATGGAACAGCAAGAGCAAGAATTTGAAGATCAGATTTGTCAACCGTTAGTAGCGTGA
- a CDS encoding cobyrinic acid a,c-diamide synthase codes for MMNLEYSDEQQSDFARLMSHNILFDKLPIEVQKWAESLPWNQRRYVLSLCYILCASSPEKQAEFLDEYTADGLMAKMLEDIDTLQRIKQYLSCFRIKAALNESVLRGYIRQFYIHSAQDARCQPGQYLESALKLALSPKDKDNVFNYILGFELIKLMFQMSWLQQERLSRLQTNQDYFIKNYLKPIQHAHRVNGIIVPKDERVFFAKRDFYVQKPEIKPRTLIELVIATFTTSQVIACGFSLTRHSRAFEFDYDYIFNSNEPDSIFPWGSESMLG; via the coding sequence ATGATGAATCTTGAATACAGCGACGAACAACAGAGCGATTTTGCACGCCTGATGAGCCATAATATTTTATTTGATAAATTGCCCATTGAGGTGCAAAAGTGGGCTGAAAGTTTGCCCTGGAATCAACGGCGTTATGTCCTTTCTTTATGTTATATTTTATGTGCTTCTTCCCCAGAAAAACAAGCGGAATTTTTAGATGAATATACCGCCGACGGCTTAATGGCGAAGATGTTAGAAGATATTGATACGCTGCAACGAATCAAACAATATCTCAGTTGTTTTCGGATTAAAGCCGCCTTAAATGAATCGGTTTTACGCGGTTATATTCGGCAATTTTATATTCATTCTGCCCAAGATGCTCGTTGTCAACCCGGCCAATATTTAGAGTCGGCTTTAAAGTTGGCATTAAGTCCGAAAGATAAAGATAATGTGTTTAATTATATTCTCGGATTTGAACTCATTAAACTCATGTTTCAAATGAGTTGGCTACAACAGGAACGACTTTCTCGATTACAAACTAATCAGGACTATTTTATCAAAAATTATCTCAAGCCGATTCAACACGCCCATCGAGTTAATGGCATTATTGTTCCTAAAGACGAACGGGTCTTTTTTGCTAAACGAGATTTCTATGTTCAGAAACCCGAAATTAAACCCAGAACCTTAATTGAATTAGTCATAGCAACCTTTACAACTAGCCAAGTCATTGCTTGTGGATTTTCTTTGACTCGTCATAGTCGAGCGTTTGAGTTTGATTATGATTATATTTTTAATTCTAACGAACCCGACAGCATTTTTCCCTGGGGTTCAGAATCCATGTTAGGATAA
- a CDS encoding KGK domain-containing protein yields the protein MSELFVKLEQDDDIVMLGKDTFTVSRLKELVDENMKSKLFAYNNVIANTNFAVVDFLCRNLKITDKSIELNLEEFRLVFPLDGIDCQLLKLESRYWISGKIRFQVNADYKRDDLNTRKKIVNIELEFAPDEIISNETQEQKNANSNENLDEIRAKLNQINAL from the coding sequence ATGAGTGAATTGTTTGTTAAGTTGGAACAGGATGACGATATTGTCATGTTGGGGAAGGATACATTTACAGTATCCAGGTTGAAAGAGTTAGTGGATGAGAATATGAAAAGTAAACTTTTCGCTTACAATAACGTTATTGCAAATACTAACTTTGCTGTAGTTGATTTCTTATGCCGTAACTTAAAAATAACAGATAAATCAATAGAACTGAACTTAGAAGAATTTAGATTAGTATTTCCTCTTGATGGAATAGACTGCCAGTTACTTAAGTTAGAGTCTAGGTATTGGATTTCAGGTAAAATCAGATTTCAAGTTAATGCAGATTATAAAAGAGATGATTTAAATACTCGAAAGAAGATAGTTAATATTGAATTAGAATTTGCTCCTGATGAAATAATATCTAACGAAACACAAGAACAGAAAAATGCTAATTCCAATGAAAATTTAGATGAAATTAGAGCCAAATTAAACCAAATCAACGCTCTTTAA
- a CDS encoding KGK domain-containing protein: MNHEFFSLTEDEYIVKLGKDTFTISRLKELIAIQFEEHIMNYGDFFNLTFSPAKHDAFCFDMRNVLLMFPLEGMSGYLLPLGSKDWISGQVRIQANLNSDPETLNQNFSVEIQFAADEPRLMNLFHYPSDFQEEPNSNHKLSSCHLVHQS; the protein is encoded by the coding sequence ATGAATCATGAGTTTTTTAGCTTAACTGAAGATGAGTATATTGTTAAGCTAGGGAAAGATACCTTCACAATTTCACGATTAAAAGAATTAATTGCGATTCAGTTTGAAGAGCATATTATGAATTACGGAGACTTTTTTAATTTGACATTTTCTCCAGCCAAGCATGATGCTTTTTGCTTTGATATGCGGAATGTCTTGTTAATGTTTCCTTTGGAAGGAATGAGTGGTTATTTATTGCCATTGGGTTCTAAAGATTGGATTTCAGGTCAAGTCAGAATTCAAGCCAATTTAAACTCAGATCCCGAAACTTTGAATCAAAATTTTTCCGTCGAGATTCAGTTTGCTGCGGATGAACCTCGATTAATGAATCTCTTTCATTATCCTAGCGATTTTCAGGAAGAACCTAATTCTAATCACAAACTTTCTTCTTGTCATTTAGTCCATCAATCCTAA